A region from the Lentisphaera profundi genome encodes:
- a CDS encoding type II toxin-antitoxin system RelE/ParE family toxin produces MNLYFHPGAQQDLREAINYYNECKVGLGQQFAAQIQKSIQQIQGFPEAWSLISKRTRRVMTNRFPYGLIYSIKNDTIIVLAVMQLNRKPGYWKNRKI; encoded by the coding sequence ATGAATTTATACTTCCATCCCGGAGCACAACAGGATTTACGAGAAGCTATCAATTATTATAATGAGTGCAAAGTTGGTCTTGGACAACAATTTGCAGCTCAAATACAAAAAAGTATCCAGCAAATTCAGGGCTTTCCTGAGGCATGGTCATTAATTTCGAAAAGAACTAGACGTGTAATGACCAATAGGTTTCCTTACGGCCTTATCTATTCTATCAAAAACGATACCATCATAGTTCTTGCAGTCATGCAATTGAACAGAAAGCCTGGTTATTGGAAAAATCGCAAGATCTAA